The following proteins are encoded in a genomic region of Streptococcus sp. 29892:
- a CDS encoding DUF4956 domain-containing protein: protein MKEQLFKSIFETNTGPAEPSMLATSLVVSLILGLIIAVVYKYKTLYSKEFVITLTVLPVLMTMIIFMVNGNLGTSVAIAGTFGMIRFRSAAGGAKELLMVFIATGIGLACGMGFIILATIFTLFVCLVLLFLENSSFATVSQTRRNITIRVPRELDYELLFEATFINACKYVELVSIKNIKKSNSLELVYNVDLDSNLSDKQVIDTLLSINDSIEISISKLAQKKKTL, encoded by the coding sequence TTGAAAGAGCAATTGTTTAAAAGTATCTTTGAAACCAATACAGGCCCCGCAGAACCGTCTATGCTAGCAACCAGTTTAGTCGTTAGCCTGATTCTGGGGCTGATTATTGCAGTAGTTTATAAATACAAGACCCTATATTCCAAGGAATTTGTGATTACTTTGACCGTTCTTCCGGTTCTTATGACCATGATTATATTTATGGTCAATGGCAACTTGGGAACCAGTGTGGCCATTGCGGGAACCTTCGGGATGATTCGGTTTCGCTCTGCGGCAGGTGGGGCTAAGGAACTCTTGATGGTCTTTATCGCAACGGGTATTGGTCTGGCTTGCGGTATGGGCTTTATCATCCTAGCAACCATTTTTACGCTCTTTGTTTGTCTAGTCTTGCTATTCTTGGAAAATTCTTCCTTTGCGACAGTTAGTCAAACCAGACGGAACATCACCATTCGAGTACCAAGGGAGTTGGATTACGAACTACTATTTGAAGCTACTTTTATCAATGCCTGTAAGTATGTAGAATTGGTTAGCATTAAGAACATTAAAAAAAGCAATAGCTTGGAGCTTGTCTATAATGTTGATTTAGATTCGAATTTATCGGATAAACAGGTGATTGATACCTTGCTCAGTATCAATGATTCGATTGAGATCAGCATTAGCAAGCTGGCACAGAAAAAGAAAACCTTGTAG
- a CDS encoding polyphosphate polymerase domain-containing protein — protein MKETVQTKFKRIETKYILDRHQLAAVMAELQAHVVKDDYPTSTITNIYFDTNEYRMIQDSAERLWKREKIRMRTYDAHPHADSQVFLEIKKKENGVGLKDRLTSKPASVLKFMSHNLVDETINNPVLLETMAELRERYGKIEPMMYIYYDRFSMKGIEDKKVRITIDQNILYRHYDVDLFAGKYGYPLLEDDQVIMEIKVPETYPEWLQAIIDQYGLKRVSFSKYGTAHRKLVESQEEEIIFERAIV, from the coding sequence ATGAAAGAAACAGTACAGACCAAATTTAAACGAATCGAAACAAAATATATCCTTGATCGCCATCAACTAGCAGCGGTTATGGCAGAGCTTCAGGCTCATGTAGTCAAAGATGATTACCCAACTTCAACTATTACCAATATATATTTTGATACAAATGAATATCGAATGATTCAAGATTCCGCGGAGCGTCTGTGGAAGCGTGAGAAAATCCGTATGCGGACCTACGATGCTCATCCACATGCAGATAGCCAGGTCTTTTTAGAAATCAAGAAAAAAGAAAATGGCGTTGGCTTGAAGGATCGCTTGACCTCAAAGCCAGCATCGGTCTTGAAATTTATGAGCCATAACCTAGTTGATGAAACCATCAACAATCCAGTGCTTTTGGAAACAATGGCAGAGCTTCGAGAGCGTTACGGCAAGATTGAGCCCATGATGTACATTTACTATGATCGTTTTTCAATGAAAGGGATTGAGGATAAGAAGGTTCGCATCACTATTGACCAAAATATCCTTTATCGTCATTACGATGTGGATTTGTTTGCAGGAAAGTATGGCTATCCTTTATTAGAAGATGATCAAGTAATTATGGAAATTAAGGTGCCTGAAACCTACCCAGAATGGCTTCAAGCCATTATTGATCAGTATGGTCTGAAGCGCGTGTCATTTTCTAAATATGGGACAGCCCACCGTAAGTTAGTAGAAAGTCAAGAAGAGGAAATAATTTTTGAAAGAGCAATTGTTTAA
- a CDS encoding PepSY domain-containing protein — MKQLKTLTFTALVAATLGLQQTVSANQIKTMDAAKSIVLKDLGLNASQVRFKDLDFEKGIYEIDLVANNVEYDYDVQASTGKIIKKKSKNLAPTKTTVKPAQPTQAKKTTVAVTISMEQAKTIALKDAGLTANKVRFKEVDLEKSVYEVDFVANNLEYEYDINGLTGKIIKKKTKAVAVKPVTSQKKPVVVTQPKKVAVVPTLSVEQVKTIVLKDLGLAAAKVRFKEVDLEKGIYEVEALANNSEFDYKINGTTGQIIKKKVEAKKSW; from the coding sequence ATGAAACAGTTAAAAACATTGACATTTACAGCACTAGTAGCCGCTACACTTGGTTTACAGCAAACAGTATCGGCCAATCAAATCAAAACAATGGATGCAGCAAAATCAATCGTATTAAAAGATCTTGGTTTGAATGCTAGTCAAGTACGATTTAAGGATCTAGATTTTGAAAAAGGGATCTATGAAATTGATCTAGTTGCCAACAATGTGGAGTACGACTACGATGTCCAAGCTAGCACAGGAAAGATTATTAAGAAAAAGTCAAAGAACTTAGCCCCTACAAAGACTACTGTTAAACCAGCTCAACCAACTCAAGCGAAGAAAACAACTGTTGCCGTAACGATTTCAATGGAGCAGGCAAAAACAATTGCCCTGAAGGATGCAGGTTTGACAGCTAATAAGGTTCGCTTCAAAGAAGTAGATCTTGAGAAGAGCGTTTATGAAGTGGATTTTGTGGCAAATAATCTTGAATATGAATATGATATCAATGGCTTAACAGGCAAGATTATCAAGAAAAAGACAAAAGCAGTCGCTGTAAAACCAGTAACTTCGCAGAAAAAACCAGTTGTAGTCACACAGCCTAAGAAAGTGGCAGTAGTGCCAACACTTTCAGTAGAACAAGTGAAGACTATTGTCTTGAAAGATTTAGGCTTGGCAGCAGCTAAAGTTCGCTTTAAAGAGGTTGACCTTGAGAAAGGCATCTATGAGGTTGAAGCCCTTGCCAACAACTCTGAATTTGACTACAAGATTAACGGTACAACAGGTCAAATTATTAAGAAAAAAGTAGAAGCAAAGAAAAGCTGGTAA
- a CDS encoding M56 family metallopeptidase — translation MSSLILRFFLMSLYTSALILVVSGLFILLKNRVSARVRYLTWLALLASLLFPFRPRFGSGLVTIEHSPKAVSTAIETTGTVASSATTSQPNLVDIFLGLPWLQIFLVIWLIGFTTVLGRSIFAYMKFSNLLKRWGAPISDLRILENFHIIKEEFGIKKDIRLFYYPQVSSPMIFGLRHPIVLLPATDYTDEELDLIFEHELTHYKHRDIYANLLVLLVKAAHWFNPIVAFACKEVQEAAESYCDHSVLSQRDQAYRSFYGETIITMIHKSQQPVLLSSCFYSNKFNLKRRIIAIMDNRLPIRSLGLLVTTFMTVALVFSGSIFVVAMTENQVDQVIQEEGLSDKQALEAALKDQNFKQSDVKDVKVTEESTYFLVAFSKGETGYNIQVDKLTKQVRKVEKETLKLVSSSSSQPASSQTTTTSSATVVTTTSATSTVDTSTGSATTTYQAPVSNVVETPASSTTSLTPPTTYIPPVDTSDDVDVSDDTDDVDDSDD, via the coding sequence ATGTCATCACTCATCTTGCGTTTTTTCCTAATGAGTTTATATACATCGGCATTGATTTTGGTAGTCAGTGGCTTGTTTATCTTATTAAAAAATAGGGTTTCCGCTAGGGTTCGTTATCTGACCTGGTTGGCCTTGTTGGCTAGTCTGCTTTTTCCTTTTAGACCTCGTTTTGGTTCGGGTTTGGTCACTATTGAGCACAGTCCTAAGGCAGTGTCGACTGCTATTGAAACGACAGGTACTGTAGCTAGCTCAGCAACCACTAGTCAACCCAACTTGGTGGATATTTTCCTTGGCTTACCTTGGCTACAGATTTTCTTGGTCATTTGGTTAATAGGTTTTACGACGGTGCTGGGGCGTTCAATCTTTGCCTATATGAAATTCAGCAACCTTTTGAAGAGATGGGGAGCACCTATTTCTGACTTAAGGATTTTAGAGAATTTTCATATTATCAAAGAAGAGTTTGGTATCAAGAAGGACATTCGTCTGTTCTACTATCCACAGGTTTCCAGTCCCATGATTTTTGGACTGCGTCATCCCATTGTGCTTTTGCCGGCGACAGACTATACAGATGAGGAACTGGATCTTATTTTTGAACATGAGTTGACCCACTATAAACATAGGGATATATATGCCAATTTATTGGTTCTGCTTGTGAAGGCTGCCCACTGGTTTAACCCGATTGTGGCCTTTGCCTGCAAGGAAGTACAGGAAGCTGCAGAGAGTTACTGTGATCACAGCGTTCTCAGTCAACGTGATCAAGCCTACCGTTCTTTTTATGGTGAAACCATTATCACCATGATCCATAAGAGTCAGCAGCCAGTCCTGCTTTCTAGCTGTTTCTATTCAAATAAGTTTAATCTCAAGCGTCGTATTATTGCGATTATGGATAATCGGCTTCCTATACGCTCACTTGGTCTGTTGGTCACAACCTTTATGACCGTGGCCTTGGTCTTTTCAGGTTCTATTTTTGTTGTAGCAATGACAGAAAATCAAGTGGATCAAGTCATTCAAGAGGAAGGTTTGTCCGATAAGCAAGCCTTAGAAGCGGCTCTAAAAGACCAAAACTTCAAGCAGTCAGATGTCAAAGATGTGAAAGTGACGGAAGAATCTACCTACTTCCTTGTTGCATTTTCTAAAGGAGAAACTGGCTACAATATCCAAGTTGATAAGTTGACGAAACAAGTAAGGAAAGTTGAAAAAGAAACCTTGAAACTTGTGTCTTCCTCTTCTTCTCAACCAGCTAGCTCTCAAACTACTACTACGAGTTCAGCGACTGTTGTGACAACGACAAGTGCAACTAGTACAGTAGATACTTCAACTGGTTCTGCGACGACTACATATCAAGCTCCTGTGTCCAATGTAGTAGAAACTCCAGCTAGCTCCACTACCTCCTTAACTCCACCGACAACCTATATTCCTCCTGTTGATACAAGTGATGATGTAGATGTCAGCGATGATACAGATGATGTAGATGATTCCGATGACTAA
- a CDS encoding BlaI/MecI/CopY family transcriptional regulator: MNDLKRLPDTEFTVLRTIWHLPNPVTSAQIISNLGEENHWKPQTLLTILARLTEKGFLKSERSGRERHYTAIVSEEEYMAVETSNFLDRYQGNSLGGLVKTLFSSNALSADELDELRSLLNK; this comes from the coding sequence ATGAATGATTTAAAACGTCTACCCGATACAGAATTTACAGTCTTAAGAACCATTTGGCACTTGCCAAACCCAGTGACCTCAGCTCAAATTATTAGTAACTTGGGAGAAGAAAATCACTGGAAGCCCCAAACCTTATTGACCATTCTTGCCCGTTTAACTGAAAAAGGTTTTTTGAAGAGTGAGCGAAGTGGCCGAGAGCGTCACTATACAGCCATTGTGTCTGAAGAAGAATATATGGCGGTTGAAACATCAAATTTTTTAGATCGTTACCAAGGGAACTCGCTTGGTGGTCTGGTCAAAACCCTCTTCTCCTCCAATGCTTTGTCAGCCGATGAACTGGATGAGTTAAGGAGCTTGTTGAATAAATAA
- a CDS encoding glycosyltransferase family 2 protein: MTLLSIAIPSYNSEAYLHYCVHSLVMGGDKVEILIINDGSTDRTQEIAEELANQFSNVRTIYQENKGHGGAVNTGIREAEGKYFKVVDSDDWVDTRAYLKILESLQALEEASTPVDAFISNFVYEKEGQSRKKTMSYQDVLPENRIFGWEDVGAFSKGQYMMMHSLIYRTDLLREVGLALPEHTFYVDNIFVFTPLQAVKTMYYLPVDFYRYFIGRNDQSVNESVMIKRIDQQLKVNRILVDNLDLNAIDNTDLRSYLLNHVEITTIISCALLNRAGTAEHMMKKQELWHYIRDNNPALFKIVRKGLLGQLTNLYGYPGRKISNAVYKIAKRIYGFN, encoded by the coding sequence ATGACCTTACTAAGCATTGCCATACCGAGTTATAATTCGGAGGCCTACCTTCATTACTGTGTTCATTCCCTTGTAATGGGTGGGGACAAGGTTGAAATTCTGATTATTAACGATGGTTCAACAGACCGAACTCAGGAAATCGCAGAGGAGCTTGCCAATCAATTTTCAAATGTACGGACTATTTATCAAGAAAATAAAGGCCATGGCGGAGCTGTCAATACAGGGATTCGTGAGGCTGAAGGTAAGTATTTTAAGGTAGTTGATTCAGATGACTGGGTGGATACCAGAGCCTATCTGAAGATTTTGGAAAGTCTACAGGCCTTAGAAGAAGCAAGTACACCTGTTGATGCCTTCATTTCCAATTTTGTTTACGAAAAAGAAGGACAATCTCGGAAGAAAACCATGTCCTATCAGGATGTTCTGCCAGAAAATCGAATTTTCGGTTGGGAGGATGTGGGTGCCTTTTCTAAGGGGCAATACATGATGATGCATTCTCTCATTTACAGGACAGATTTGCTAAGGGAGGTTGGTCTAGCTCTGCCAGAGCATACCTTTTATGTGGATAATATTTTCGTATTTACCCCCTTACAGGCAGTGAAAACCATGTACTATCTTCCTGTAGATTTTTATCGGTATTTTATTGGACGAAATGACCAGTCTGTCAATGAATCTGTTATGATTAAGAGGATTGACCAACAGTTAAAAGTTAATCGAATTTTAGTAGATAATTTGGATTTAAATGCCATTGACAATACTGATTTGCGAAGTTACCTGCTCAATCATGTAGAAATTACCACTATCATCTCCTGTGCCCTTCTTAATCGAGCTGGTACTGCTGAGCATATGATGAAAAAGCAGGAATTATGGCACTATATTCGTGATAATAATCCTGCACTCTTTAAGATTGTCCGCAAAGGATTACTCGGGCAGTTGACCAATCTTTATGGTTACCCAGGGCGAAAAATTTCCAATGCCGTCTATAAAATCGCTAAAAGAATTTATGGTTTTAACTAA
- a CDS encoding glycoside hydrolase family 3 C-terminal domain-containing protein, whose amino-acid sequence MKHQKIINRLTLEEKAALMSGKSVWETKDYPEKGIPSIFLSDGPHGIRKQEGEGDHLGLNASVPATCFPTAATLANSWDVDLVERVGQGLGAEANSLGVNVILGPGLNIKRSPLCGRNFEYYSEDPYQAGKLAAAMIRGMQSQGVAATPKHFAVNSQELRRMASDSIVDERTLRELYLTGFEIAVREGNPKAIMSAYNKINGVYANEDKRLLRDILRDEWGFTGFVVSDWGGSNDHVLGVENGSHLEMPGTKKVGQKEIIDAIQSGRLSEQVLNERVDELIDVVLELANAEKQAVDYSEQHELARQAATESIVLLKNKDQILPLSSETKIALIGEFAQNPRYQGAGSSLINTRQLDKTVDCIADYPLNVLGYEQGYQRVDKEDRVLVDRAINLANQAELVLYYMGLDEMSESEGLDRHHIRLPKNQLSLLNALVGTGKKIVVVLSAGSVVDMSWDVDVDAVFHGYLSGEAGARAMLDTLTGRVNPSGKLSETYPVNLADVPSSDDYPAGGDFALYKEALYVGYRYFTSLDKAVKYPFGYGLSYTDFSYSQLEVSESGVSVTITNTGMVDGAEIIQLYIGKEDSQIYRPAKELKGFKKVFIKAGESKQIFIPFEDYTFRYFNKETGKFEVEAGNYLLYVGASSQDIRLVGEITREGTVDQFPASEHLLTYLTAQVQAVSEQDFAQLLGRPVPEETWKIGQELSLNDPVLKLQFAKSGLARGVHKLLAGLLKKAEQKGTPDLNLLFLYNMPFRAMAKMTGDLLDLPMVEGILTIVNGHFFKGLGQLWRAYQAKRKYQKQLS is encoded by the coding sequence ATGAAGCATCAGAAGATTATTAATCGTTTAACATTGGAAGAAAAAGCAGCTCTCATGTCAGGAAAATCTGTTTGGGAAACAAAGGATTATCCTGAAAAAGGAATTCCATCTATCTTTTTGTCTGATGGACCACATGGAATTCGCAAGCAAGAAGGTGAAGGTGATCACTTAGGGCTGAATGCCTCTGTCCCTGCAACTTGTTTCCCAACAGCTGCTACCTTGGCAAATTCTTGGGATGTAGATCTAGTTGAACGTGTCGGACAAGGTCTCGGCGCGGAAGCAAACAGCTTGGGTGTCAATGTCATTTTGGGTCCGGGGCTTAATATCAAGCGCAGTCCCTTATGTGGTCGAAACTTTGAGTATTATTCAGAAGATCCATATCAAGCGGGAAAACTGGCGGCCGCAATGATTCGGGGAATGCAGTCGCAAGGTGTTGCGGCAACGCCTAAGCATTTTGCTGTAAACAGTCAGGAATTGCGACGTATGGCTTCAGACTCCATTGTAGACGAGCGCACACTGAGAGAGCTCTATCTGACAGGATTTGAGATTGCTGTGCGTGAAGGAAATCCAAAGGCAATCATGTCTGCCTATAACAAAATAAACGGTGTCTATGCTAATGAAGACAAGCGCCTCTTGCGTGACATTCTTCGTGACGAATGGGGCTTTACTGGCTTTGTCGTATCGGATTGGGGTGGCTCCAATGACCATGTCCTCGGTGTTGAAAATGGTAGTCATTTGGAAATGCCAGGTACTAAGAAGGTCGGTCAAAAGGAAATCATTGACGCTATTCAGTCTGGTCGTCTATCCGAGCAGGTATTGAATGAGCGCGTGGATGAGCTGATTGATGTAGTTTTAGAGTTGGCTAATGCTGAAAAACAAGCTGTAGATTATTCTGAACAACATGAATTGGCCCGTCAGGCTGCCACTGAGAGCATTGTGCTATTAAAAAATAAGGATCAGATCTTGCCCTTATCTAGTGAGACAAAAATAGCTCTCATCGGAGAATTTGCCCAAAATCCTCGCTATCAGGGAGCAGGTTCTTCTTTAATCAATACAAGACAATTAGATAAAACAGTGGATTGCATCGCAGATTATCCATTAAATGTCCTTGGTTACGAACAAGGCTATCAACGTGTAGATAAAGAAGATAGGGTGTTAGTTGACAGGGCTATCAATCTTGCAAACCAAGCGGAACTTGTTCTTTACTATATGGGGCTAGATGAAATGAGTGAAAGTGAGGGCTTGGATCGTCATCATATACGTCTCCCTAAAAACCAGTTATCCTTACTGAATGCCTTGGTAGGGACAGGTAAAAAAATCGTTGTTGTCCTATCAGCTGGTTCAGTTGTGGATATGAGTTGGGATGTGGATGTAGATGCGGTTTTTCACGGCTATCTATCAGGAGAAGCTGGTGCCAGAGCCATGTTAGATACCTTGACAGGACGTGTCAACCCATCAGGAAAACTAAGTGAAACATATCCTGTTAATCTTGCAGATGTTCCATCTTCGGATGACTATCCAGCGGGAGGCGATTTTGCCCTCTATAAGGAAGCTCTCTATGTAGGCTACCGTTACTTTACAAGCCTTGACAAGGCTGTCAAGTATCCCTTTGGTTATGGATTGTCCTACACAGACTTTTCTTACAGTCAATTAGAAGTGTCTGAATCAGGGGTTTCTGTCACAATCACTAATACAGGAATGGTAGATGGGGCTGAAATTATCCAATTGTACATAGGCAAAGAAGATAGTCAGATTTACCGCCCTGCAAAGGAGTTAAAAGGCTTTAAAAAAGTATTTATAAAAGCAGGCGAGTCCAAACAGATTTTTATTCCTTTTGAGGACTATACGTTCCGTTATTTTAATAAAGAGACAGGCAAATTTGAAGTAGAGGCTGGAAATTATCTCTTGTATGTAGGTGCAAGTAGTCAGGATATTCGCTTAGTTGGCGAGATTACCCGAGAAGGCACTGTAGACCAATTTCCTGCTTCAGAACATCTTCTGACTTATCTGACAGCCCAAGTGCAGGCTGTTTCAGAGCAGGATTTTGCACAATTGCTTGGACGTCCAGTTCCAGAAGAAACCTGGAAAATTGGTCAAGAACTGAGCCTGAACGATCCAGTTTTGAAACTCCAATTTGCGAAGAGTGGCTTGGCACGTGGTGTGCATAAACTATTGGCTGGCTTACTGAAAAAAGCAGAGCAGAAAGGGACTCCTGACTTGAACCTGCTGTTCCTTTATAATATGCCATTTAGGGCAATGGCAAAGATGACAGGTGACCTGCTCGATTTACCGATGGTGGAAGGGATTCTAACAATTGTCAATGGCCATTTTTTCAAGGGCTTAGGCCAACTATGGAGAGCCTATCAAGCAAAAAGAAAATATCAAAAGCAACTTTCCTAA
- a CDS encoding GtrA family protein gives MKEWIAKHPDLWEFIKFNVLSNIATITNFCVLWLSTNFLFTALSSQPFHWFIFHYSVENGGLNGFLSFLLAYVAAQVVNYIVQRKLVFGAENDISKTLHWYIITVLVAGILSIVLPPYTTQLFTSWGLSLGWAQTAANWVNIFVQVAVNYPMMKFVIMK, from the coding sequence ATGAAAGAATGGATTGCCAAACACCCAGACTTGTGGGAATTTATCAAGTTTAATGTGTTATCAAACATAGCGACCATTACAAATTTCTGTGTTCTTTGGTTGTCAACAAATTTCCTCTTTACAGCCTTGTCAAGTCAGCCATTTCACTGGTTCATCTTCCATTATTCCGTAGAAAATGGCGGTTTGAACGGCTTTCTCTCCTTCCTCTTGGCCTATGTAGCAGCGCAAGTTGTCAATTACATTGTACAAAGGAAGTTGGTCTTTGGAGCAGAAAATGATATTTCCAAAACCCTCCATTGGTATATCATAACTGTTCTAGTTGCAGGAATTTTGTCCATTGTGCTACCACCCTACACTACTCAGCTTTTTACATCATGGGGCTTGAGTTTGGGTTGGGCACAGACAGCAGCCAACTGGGTCAATATCTTTGTCCAAGTGGCTGTCAACTATCCGATGATGAAGTTTGTAATCATGAAATAA